The following proteins are co-located in the Carassius carassius chromosome 39, fCarCar2.1, whole genome shotgun sequence genome:
- the LOC132121638 gene encoding BAH and coiled-coil domain-containing protein 1-like isoform X2: MEGRDFAPPPHLLAERGALVHRGASRITPAGHTTVQHPGHFQPGKYYPSHIPMPPHSGSGLIGNSSASFMGMFLASSLGSPPSHPSGHPSSPSSLPYRSGSHSTAPSQIWFTHSHEAPGYPHFSGSLAPTFLPMSPLDHHGNSSVLYGQHCFYDSQKDFYLRSLPSQPHLLSTNHSLPPLSRTAPAHLLDSCNRDREPGSTASQKSSKEMGVAERRVAPGGKEKEKSKQESKQNRHHHGPPTLHHQHQHHPHHNPQDLEEDFRHKDDPKHLSSCLLSTKTHNGSDPGATTRGSLPSCVGPGASVLGTGRQTSGEGHCCKEGVSGEMRISEQPSDCLRHSAMLGHVHPLPYSMPPPLGLGSAMGGSWLHPSHPHHHHPHHPHPDLFCPPPPAPLTMPTAQVKSLARDSEVTGPTFVPSVGPQGDKTSGPFQLGNPHYRGVGGGMVAVGGSVGKETKTPERSSSGSRAATLLPPPSTCQRESSQQQHAYVKADKSPDWPPGPHSRTNEVQHSQNQHPHMVRSCSLDSSEESDTFRPSLPQGTKGGHQAKSSIYASTPPFQDCSHLSQSNRASSEGKGATDVECTLQRKSQRVARIRHQQHSNRASTDGQGPELEPGNSTQDKRKMSMESTSQIYSGHQTGTHSSSEVRGHPARLDEELHKAYNSLGAASQTSHGDRGPLPPLTAPQEATLGPQGPETNAMRSLIKYSSQQPQLFSQKSPFGGLGCLKQRAVTGEKSERNERNDKNGSVLNCTLQEVKQTLPPRRASSSGENEHSERAGKDSGEVQGEGEVRQPPVGIAVAVARQREPPCRLPDGHPTHRHHSRVLPSMKGVGRPVYPLEQEVDEHTKRVCEEQLGLPPYDRERELLLRENKDRVDFARIHPSSSCHGDLTSHLIVPGGSQLGTEPSAQANPAHHHWMPRTGSPSLWMGHSYGLSHAALHQNLTPGFSATMPSSLQPVLPLPQDPSAALVVLPTEPAAHPATHHLDVMEQQGLWPPVYGARGPASHMQHPAVYSRSQFLRQQDLYELQQHQHQQHRAAQAMELVHRHSHSQRKPEDPPIDLVEESFELHRSKHTKPFSVGPSTKLPPSSSSPGGCTSRLSPCCRSPAPRSNLKCTPCMPCPEPSPAVAAPRSPALSPPHATPRHLPKPVESQDKRSEGQPPQDYPQSLEPDLPPGYTYPAIAMGYKGGPSPQEVQLAEHVDLEAEQAEPAEPAPQPHLLSPKGKEPECHTGVGFPSRTSQEVDDVEDEGGVIEADGQVDATLSQTSLCPITDSTVVDPLPDGATMIPNRQASGIESPATAEDNKKKVEELQDSAMITTQDYHSVEPTKQDPERTAEDECTSPTDSSSPPFSPCPVPSALGSQYPGSCIWSLELLIAAALCATRDACMVVPVPMSGNTVAPNYGIELLSELAELERCQLQRNNREEDREDMLTFDLQSLATLAAARALELAPPIPIDSTPPIRRILNLRRKCKWTPRPEPVCPVKGTMETLDREELAMRVRLAELQRRYKEKQRELAKLQRKHDHQKEETSRSPARRGPGRPRKRKSMLAPLIPTDAPKKVKSAGAGAGLGLLTAEDLTGSGDKQRRMTSSPYHHLSSTQMKPHCRPRGRPRLLSTKFKQKACSQLKQKAKANRGSRLMNLLCHRETNTASAITEHLSREHSGKEEHTHNSKTGEHSDTGSGAAVHLESDGKGTMMRRGARSKAILSSSLLPTRTQQLLCNTAVTDSKLEATKKGISPSDSDTEEEDDGIYVSEEGAEGIKNPSSKEQLSGVGCPSQCSIMKLEANHKAKNKMESQGFVSMNVSINKEEVKRRKAPCRLALVSADHYHSEQEVERRLTGPKGREGSRENTFDHIRVLKTSPTSREKTTRKSAVLLGKRKSCWLEALSSQYDNITWSRRIRNKQQAKGRAVSRLLESFAADEGFRIDDNTSFSEGDEEEEEEEEPEPIGSAILTLPNCILTKEILRDGLKVLISKEDELLYAAYVHTLDPPDIYSVVVEGERRNKQRIYSLEQLLQEAVLDVQPDTVEILTAGTRVCAYWSERSRCLYPGYVRKGGPGEEQKEGNIMVEFDDGDRGWISLSNIRLLPPGYQIHCAEPSPVHMLSPSCRRRKTSTLEKMTQQTDVSSECSANTEPRKIVMKAKSGRPKSVNAPSKTCASENVTGTASPLLCWPVAAMSRRKPSMDLFQFNGLAKKALRGKESDMFPLLSSTMTTPAKGIFSTSFEVDSFSSIANGCTSFGNQQLATGLTLGHKGVPGLRCRKSGDRKEFLVKLDHEGVTSPKTKNGKALLLLGNPEVQRGGRMEKGFGAKGIGELTSTMGYSKSVLLVKDAKRNSCHLRKSKHPQGLRLSEYADYGPNCHSGCLSSYSDMDEDEDARRAAMHTSGRFLSRLSISSSSSGSSSASSSGSLSSSSICSSDNDSSYSSDEEEASRFLLHGCLSSHHTLLQQQQQHPEPPTAPPRHTFGAKTLTISNSKTAVSSATGKPQKRKGIANNSSSIVQSKSSKDFPKKQKIPSSEGPPNSSSFMPGRQLWRWSGNPTQRRGLKGKARKLFYKAIVRGKDTVRVGDCAVFLSAGRPHLPFIGRIESLWESWSSNMVVKVKWFYHPEETKLGKRQRDGKHALYQSSHQDENDVQTISHKCQVVSRAEYERLSRIRKPNSNSQNLYYLAGTYDPTSGQLVTAEGESIIC, from the exons ccCCAGGGTATCCCCACTTTTCAGGGAGTCTAGCCCCCACCTTCCTGCCCATGAGCCCCCTggatcaccatggcaacagcagcGTACTCTATGGACAGCACTGTTTCTATGATTCTCAGAAAG ATTTCTATCTACGAAGCCTCCCGTCGCAGCCCCACCTTCTCTCCACAAATCACAGCCTCCCACCACTATCTAGGACTGCCCCTGCCCACCTGCTGGACTCCTGCAATCGTGACAGGGAGCCTGGGAGCACAGCTTCCCAAAAGAGCTCCAAAGAGATGGGTGTAGCGGAGCGAAGAGTAGCACCtggaggaaaagaaaaagaaaagagtaaACAAGAGTCCAAGCAGAATAGGCATCATCATGGTCCTCCCACCCTTCACCACCAGCACCAGCACCATCCTCATCACAACCCTCAAGACCTAGAAGAGGACTTCCGGCACAAAGATGACCCCAAGCACCTTAGTTCCTGCCTGCTTAGCACCAAGACCCATAATGGCTCTGATCCAGGGGCCACCACCAGGGGCTCCCTACCCAGTTGTGTGGGGCCGGGGGCCTCTGTTCTGGGGACTGGCAGGCAGACAAGCGGAGAGGGTCACTGTTGCAAGGAGGGGGTCAGTGGAGAGATGCGAATTAGTGAGCAACCCTCAGACTGTCTTCGCCACAGTGCCATGCTGGGACATGTCCACCCTTTGCCCTATTCCATGCCCCCTCCTCTGGGCCTAGGATCTGCCATGGGAGGATCCTGGCTGCACCCAAGCCATCCACACCATCACCATCCTCATCATCCCCACCCTGATCTTTTCTGCCCACCACCCCCTGCTCCACTAACCATGCCCACTGCTCAGGTAAAGAGTCTTGCCAGGGACTCTGAGGTGACAGGGCCTACCTTTGTGCCCTCTGTGGGGCCACAGGGAGACAAAACCAGTGGACCTTTCCAGCTGGGGAACCCTCACTATCGAGGTGTGGGAGGTGGGATGGTTGCGGTTGGGGGCAGTGTGGGGAAAGAAACGAAAACTCCTGAGAGGAGTAGCAGTGGAAGTCGAGCAGCTACCCTACTGCCTCCTCCGAGTACCTGCCAAAGAGAATCTTCCCAGCAGCAACATGCATATGTCAAAGCAGACAAGAGCCCAGACTGGCCCCCAGGCCCCCATTCACGCACAAACGAGGTTCAACACAGTCAGAATCAGCATCCCCACATGGTTCGTTCATGTAGCTTGGACAGCAGTGAGGAATCTGATACCTTCCGTCCCTCTCTGCCACAGGGGACAAAGGGTGGCCACCAAGCTAAGAGTAGCATTTATGCAAGTACTCCACCTTTCCAGGACTGTTCCCACTTAAGTCAGTCAAACAGGGCTTCATCCGAAGGTAAAGGTGCCACAGATGTTGAGTGTACTCTTCAAAGGAAGAGTCAGAGAGTTGCACGGATACGTCATCAGCAGCACAGTAACAGGGCTAGCACTGATGGACAGGGTCCAGAGTTGGAGCCTGGCAACAGCACACAAGACAAAAGGAAGATGAGCATGGAGTCGACATCACAGATATACAGCGGGCATCAGACCGGCACTCATTCCTCCTCGGAGGTGCGAGGACATCCGGCTCGACTGGATGAAGAACTACACAAGGCTTACAACTCTCTGGGGGCTGCTTCCCAGACGTCACATGGGGACCGAGGGCCTCTTCCTCCTCTAACTGCCCCACAGGAGGCCACACTGGGCCCCCAGGGACCTGAAACCAATGCCATGAGAAGTCTGATAAAATATAGCAGCCAGCAACCACAGCTGTTCTCTCAGAAGAGCCCATTTGGTGGCCTAGGCTGCCTCAAGCAGAGGGCAGTTACTGGGGAGAAGAGTGAAAGGAATGagagaaatgacaaaaatggaagTGTTTTGAACTGTACTCTACAGGAGGTGAAGCAGACCCTGCCCCCCAGGAGAGCCTCGTCATCTGGGGAGAATGAGCACTCGGAGCGGGCAGGCAAGGACTCAGGGGAAGTTCAGGGGGAGGGAGAGGTGCGACAGCCCCCTGTAGGGATAGCAGTGGCCGTTGCCAGGCAGAGAGAGCCCCCGTGTCGCCTGCCAGACGGGCATCCCACCCACAGACACCATAGTAGAGTATTGCCCAGCATGAAGG GTGTTGGACGTCCAGTGTACCCGCTGGAGCAGGAGGTGGATGAACACACGAAAAGAGTCTGTGAGGAACAGCTTGGACTGCCTCCATACGACAGAGAGCGAGAACTCCTCCTCAG GGAAAACAAAGACAGAGTTGACTTTGCCAGGATCCACCCCTCCAGTAGTTGCCATGGAGATTTGACCTCACACCTTATTGTGCCAGGCGGTAGCCAATTAGGCACTGAGCCATCTGCTCAAGCCAATCCTGCCCATCATCACTGGATGCCTCGGACAGGAAGTCCCTCCCTCTGGATGGGGCACTCTTATG GTCTCAGTCATGCAGCATTGCACCAGAACTTGACCCCTGGTTTCTCTGCAACTATGCCCAGCTCCTTGCAACCAGTTTTGCCCCTGCCTCAGGACCCCTCTGCTGCCCTGGTGGTATTGCCTACCGAGCCAGCAGCCCACCCTGCTACCCATCACCTTG ATGTAATGGAGCAGCAGGGACTGTGGCCCCCTGTTTACGGAGCCCGAGGGCCTGCCTCACACATGCAGCATCCTGCTGTCTATTCCCGCTCCCAGTTTCTACGGCAACAGGATCTCTATGAGCTGCAGCAACATCAGCACCAGCAGCACCGCGCAGCACAGGCAATGGAGCTGGTGCACAGACACAGTCACTCGCAG AGGAAACCTGAGGATCCCCCCATCGATCTGGTTGAGGAATCGTTTGAGCTCCACAGGTCCAAGCACACTAAGCCTTTCTCCGTTGGCCCCTCCACTAAACTGCCCCCCTCCTCCTCGTCCCCAGGGGGCTGCACTTCTCGCCTTTCGCCCTGCTGTCGCTCGCCCGCCCCACGGTCCAACCTCAAGTGTACACCCTGCATGCCCTGCCCTGAGCCCAGCCCGGCCGTTGCTGCCCCTCGATCCCCAGCACTCAGCCCCCCTCACGCCACCCCCCGCCACCTGCCAAAACCTGTAGAGTCCCAGGACAAGAGGAGTGAGGGCCAGCCACCACAGGACTACCCTCAGTCACTGGAGCCTG ATCTCCCTCCTGGCTACACTTATCCCGCCATCGCCATGGGTTACAAAGGTGGTCCCTCCCCTCAAGAAGTCCAATTGGCTGAGCATGTAGACTTGGAGGCGGAGCAAGCAGAACCTGCTGAACCTGCGCCCCAGCCCCACCTCCTTTCCCCCAAAGGGAAGGAGCCTGAGTGCCATACTGGAGTGGGTTTTCCCTCTAGAACGTCACAGGAAGTAGATGATGTAGAGGATGAGGGTGGAGTAATAGAAGCAGACGGACAGGTGGATGCCACTCTCTCACAAACTTCCCTTTGCCCCATTACTGACTCTACCGTAGTGGACCCCCTTCCAGATGGAGCGACTATGATCCCCAACAGACAGGCGAGTGGAATCGAGAGTCCGGCAACAGCTGAAGACAACAAGAAGAAGGTTGAGGAGCTACAAGACTCAGCTATGATCACCACCCAGGATTATCATTCTGTGGAACCTACTAAGCAGGATCCAGAGAGGACTGCTGAGGATGAGTGCACATCACCCACTGACTCATCCTCACCGCCTTTCTCCCCCTGCCCCGTGCCCTCTGCCCTGGGCAGTCAGTACCCTGGGAGCTGCATTTGGAGCCTGGAGCTGCTCATCGCAGCAGCACTGTGTGCTACTCGAGATGCCTGTATGGTGGTCCCTGTGCCTATGTCTGGGAACACAGTTGCCCCAAATTATGGTATAGAGTTACTGAGTGAACTGGCAGAGCTGGAGCGATGCCAACTGCAGAGGAACAACAGAGAAGAGGACAGAG aggacatgttgacctttgacctccaaaGTTTGGCGACCCTTGCTGCTGCCCGGGCATTAGAACTTGCCCCACCCATACCAATAGACTCAACTCCACCCATTCGCAGAATCCTCAATCTGCGCAGGAAGTGCAAGTGGACGCCACGTCCCGAACCG GTGTGTCCTGTTAAGGGTACCATGGAAACGCTGGACCGGGAGGAGCTAGCGATGCGTGTACGGCTGGCAGAACTGCAGCGGCGTTACAAGGAAAAACAGAGGGAGCTGGCCAAGCTACAGAGGAAACATGACCACCA gaaagaAGAGACCTCACGCAGTCCAGCTCGTCGAGGCCCCGGAAGACCACGGAAGCGCAAATCCATGTTGGCACCCCTTATCCCCACTGATGCCCCTAAAAAAGTCAA GTCGGCTGGAGCGGGGGCGGGGCTGGGCCTGCTTACAGCAGAGGACTTGACTGGAAGCGGAGACAAGCAGAGGAGGATGACCAGTAGCCCCTACCACCATCTAAGTAGCACACAG ATGAAGCCTCACTGTAGACCAAGAGGCAGGCCAAGACTGCTGAGCACAAAGTTTAAACAGAAAGCTTGCTCACAGCTGAAGCAGAAAGCCAAAGCCAATCGTGGATCCAGACTGATGAACTTGTTGTGTCACAGAGAAACCAATACAGCAAGCGCAATTACAGAACATCTGTCCCGAGAGCACAGTGGAAAAGAAGAACACACACATAATAGTAAAACTGGAGAGCACAGTGACACAG GTAGTGGGGCAGCAGTCCACCTGGAATCAGATGGGAAGGGGACTATGATGAGAAGAGGTGCAAGGTCAAAGGCCATCCTAAGCTCCTCACTCCTGCCAACCCGAACTCAGCAGCTGCTATGCAATACAGCAGTGACCGATAGCAAACTAGAAGCTACAAAGAAGGGCATCTCTCCCTCCGACAGCGACACAG AGGAGGAAGATGACGGCATCTATGTCAGCGAGGAAGGGGCAGAGGGCATCAAGAATCCATCATCTAAAGAGCAACTGTCTGGAGTCGGCTGTCCTTCACAGTGCTCCATCATGAAGCTTGAGGCCAATCACAAAGCCAAGAACAAAATGGAAAGTCAAGGATTTG TGTCTATGAATGTGTCTATCAATAAAGAAGAGGTAAAGAGAAGGAAGGCCCCCTGTAGGCTGGCCCTGGTCAGTGCTGACCATTATCACTCAGAACAGGAGGTGGAGAGGAGATTGACTGGCCCCAAGGGCAGAGAGGGGTCAAGGGAGAACACCTTTGATCATATTAGGGTCCTCAAGACCTCACCTACTTCACGAGAAAAGACCACCAGGAAGAGTGCTGTGCTTCTTGGAAAG AGGAAAAGCTGTTGGTTAGAAGCGCTGTCGTCTCAGTATGATAACATCACATGGAGCAGAcgaatcagaaacaagcag CAGGCTAAGGGGCGTGCAGTCAGTCGTTTGCTGGAGAGCTTTGCTGCCGATGAGGGATTCCGGATAGATGACAACACCAGCTTTTCAGAgggagatgaagaagaagaggaggaggaggaaccaGAGCCAATTGGCAGTGCAATACTGA CCCTGCCCAACTGCATTCTCACCAAAGAAATCCTGAGGGATGGGCTGAAAGTGTTAATATCAAAAGAGGACGAGTTACTGTATGCTGCCTATGTACATACTCTGGACCCACCTGATAT ATATAGTGTTGTTGTTGAAGGAGAGCGCAGAAACAAACAGAGGATCTACTCTCTGGAGCAGCTTCTTCAGGAAGCG GTTTTAGATGTACAGCCAGATACGGTGGAAATTCTGACGGCTGGAACAAGAGTGTGTGCTTACTGGAGTGAACGCTCCCGCTGTCTGTATCCTGGATATGTCCGTAAAG GTGGTCCAGGTGAGGAACAGAAGGAGGGCAACATCATGGTAGAGTTTGATGATGGAGACCGGGGATGGATTTCTCTTTCGAATATTCGCCTGCTTCCACCAGGCTACCAAATCCACT GTGCAGAGCCATCACCAGTCCACATGCTCTCACCTAGCTGCCGCAGGAGGAAGACCTCCACTCTAGAGAAGATGACTCAACAGACTGATGTGTCCTCAGAGTGTTCCGCTAACACAGAACCCAGGAAGATTGTTATGAAAGCCAAGTCAG GAAGGCCCAAATCCGTCAATGCACCATCAAAGACCTGTGCATCTGAGAATGTGACTGGAACTGCTTCCCCTCTCCTTTGCTGGCCGGTTGCTGCAATGTCCAGGAGGAAACCCTCCATGGATTTGTTCCAGTTTAATGGGTTAGCAAAGAAAGCACTGAGGGGAAAGGAGTCAGACATGTTTCCCTTACTTAGCTCCACCATGACCACTCCGGCCAAAGGCATATTCAGCACTTCCTTTGAGGTGGACTCCTTCAGTAGCATTGCAAATGGGTGTACTTCCTTCGGAAATCAGCAGTTGGCAACAGGTCTGACTCTTGGACACAAGGGCGTCCCTGGATTACGTTGTAGAAAATCAGGAGACAGGAAGGAATTTCTTGTCAAACTGGACCATGAAGGGGTAACGTCCCCCAAGACTAAGAACGGAAAAGCATTGTTGCTTCTTGGAAACCCAGAGGTACAAAGAGGTGGAAGAATGGAAAAGGGCTTTGGAGCCAAAGGAATAGGGGAACTGACCTCAACAATGGGCTACTCAAAGTCTGTTCTTTTAGTCAAAGATGCCAAAAGGAACAGTTGCCATCTTCGCAAAAGTAAACACCCTCAGGGTCTCAGGCTTAGTGAATATGCAGATTATGGGCCAAACTGCCACAGCGGCTGCCTAAGCTCCTATTCAGATatggatgaagatgaagatgccAGAAGGGCAGCAATGCACACATCGGGACGCTTTCTGTCCCGTCTTTCTATTTCATCGTCATCCTCAGGGTCCTCCAGCGCGTCTAGTTCAGGCTCATTGTCTAGCTCTAGCATATGTTCATCTGATAATGACTCGTCCTACAGTTCGGATGAAGAGGAGGCTTCACGGTTTTTGCTTCACGGTTGCCTTTCTTCTCATCACACATTGcttcaacaacaacagcagcatccTGAACCTCCGACCGCCCCACCACGGCACACTTTCGGAGCCAAAACTTTGACTATCTCTAATTCAAAGACTGCAGTCAGTAGTGCTACAGGAAAACCTCAGAAGAGAAAGGGGATTGCCAACAACTCTTCCTCTATAGTGCAGTCCAAATCTTCCAAAGATTTCCCTAAAAAACAGAAGATACCATCTTCAGAGGGTCCACCCAACTCGTCCTCATTCATGCCAGGAAGGCAGCTGTGGAGGTGGTCTGGGAACCCCACTCAG AGACGGGGTTTGAAAGGAAAAGCCCGGAAGCTCTTCTACAAGGCCATTGTTCGGGGGAAAGACACCGTCCGAGTTGGTGACTGTGCAGTTTTCCTCTCAGCTGGTCGACCCCATCTCCCCTTCATTGGTCGCATTGAGAGTCTTTGGGAATCCTGGTCCAGCAACATGGTAGTCAAAGTTAAGTGGTTTTACCACCCTGAAGAGACTAAACTTGGAAAAAGGCAGCGGGATGGGAAG CATGCCCTGTATCAAAGTTCCCATCAGGATGAAAATGACGTCCAGACCATCTCTCATAAGTGCCAGGTGGTAAGCCGAGCTGAATATGAGCGGCTGAGTCGTATCAGGAAACCCAACAGCAACAGTCAAAATCTTTACTACCTGGCAGGAACCTACGACCCCACCAGCGGCCAGCTGGTGACAGCCGAGGGAGAGTCAATCATCTgttaa